From Agarivorans sp. Alg241-V36, the proteins below share one genomic window:
- a CDS encoding glycogen/starch/alpha-glucan phosphorylase encodes MAAKKAKATNTVALSKDQFKDAIVKHLRSTCGTDEARANNQAWWKATCAAVNELVFERLTETSKANADKDSRAVHYLSLEFLMGRLTVNNMHNVGVFGAARDALADLGKDVNDICDEEPDMALGNGGLGRLAACFIDSLATLNYPAVGYGIHYEHGLFRQEIQGGRQIERPDSWREYGNPWEICRPESIQEVPLYGYVETVFGEDGKMRKVWHAGRQIKGVPWDIPVVGYEAKTVNVLRLWESKAADFFDWDVFNAGGYIDSQSEKSQAEAVSKVLYPNDESEAGKELRLIQQYFFCACSLKDIIRRYKRNHSDFSQFSKQAVIQLNDTHPTVAIPELMRILIDEEGLVWDDAWKICTETFAYTNHTLLPEALEKWAVYLFEKVLPRHLEIIYEINRRFLEDEVEAKWPGNDEMKRHLSIIEEGETRMVRMAYLCVVTCFKTNGVAAMHSELVKEDLFPEFYELWPERFVNVTNGVTPRRWLLACNEQLANMYNETVGTDWPRKLDELKGAAKFADDAKFQKNFMAIKREKKVELADKIEELCGIKVSPDAMFNVLIKRLHEYKRQHLALLHILALYRRLLENPDYDMGPQVFIFGSKAAPGYKLAKDIIYAINKVADKVNNDPRIKDKLKVVFMPNYRVTLAEKLFPAGDVSLQISTAGYEASGTGNMKFALNGALTLGTMDGANVEIREEVGDENIFIFGMDCDEVKALKAAGYNPWDYYYGNPELKAVLDWLETDFFTPGAPGELASIKHSLLEGGDPYLVLADFESFTTQYTAVDVAYRDQKKWAKMAIINSASVGKFNSDRSIEDYVDRIWKLEKVMPN; translated from the coding sequence ATGGCCGCTAAAAAGGCAAAAGCAACAAACACAGTAGCGTTATCTAAAGATCAGTTTAAAGATGCTATCGTTAAACATCTTCGTAGTACCTGTGGTACTGATGAAGCTCGTGCTAACAATCAAGCTTGGTGGAAAGCCACTTGTGCAGCAGTAAACGAGTTAGTTTTCGAACGCTTAACTGAAACTTCTAAAGCGAATGCAGATAAAGATTCTCGTGCAGTTCACTACCTATCACTTGAATTCTTGATGGGCCGTTTAACAGTGAACAACATGCACAACGTTGGCGTATTTGGCGCTGCACGTGATGCATTGGCAGATCTTGGTAAAGACGTTAACGACATCTGTGACGAAGAGCCTGATATGGCACTTGGTAACGGCGGTTTAGGTCGTCTAGCTGCTTGTTTCATCGATTCTTTGGCTACTCTTAACTACCCAGCGGTAGGTTACGGTATCCACTACGAGCACGGTTTATTCCGTCAAGAAATTCAAGGCGGTCGTCAAATCGAGCGTCCTGATAGCTGGCGCGAATACGGCAACCCTTGGGAAATCTGCCGTCCAGAATCAATTCAAGAAGTTCCTTTATACGGTTACGTAGAAACTGTATTTGGCGAAGATGGCAAAATGCGCAAAGTTTGGCATGCTGGTCGTCAAATCAAAGGTGTGCCATGGGATATCCCAGTAGTTGGTTACGAAGCTAAAACTGTAAACGTATTACGTTTGTGGGAATCTAAAGCTGCTGACTTCTTTGATTGGGACGTTTTCAATGCCGGTGGTTACATCGATTCTCAATCTGAAAAATCACAAGCTGAAGCTGTTTCTAAAGTATTGTATCCAAACGATGAGTCAGAAGCAGGTAAAGAGCTTCGTCTAATCCAACAATACTTCTTCTGTGCTTGTTCACTAAAAGATATCATTCGTCGTTACAAGCGTAACCACAGTGATTTCTCTCAGTTCTCTAAGCAAGCTGTTATTCAGTTGAACGATACTCACCCAACTGTTGCTATTCCCGAGTTGATGCGCATTCTTATCGACGAAGAAGGTCTAGTTTGGGATGACGCTTGGAAGATCTGTACCGAAACTTTCGCATACACTAACCACACTCTATTGCCAGAAGCACTAGAAAAATGGGCTGTGTACTTGTTCGAGAAAGTACTTCCACGTCACTTAGAAATCATTTACGAAATCAACCGTCGTTTCCTAGAAGACGAAGTTGAAGCTAAATGGCCTGGCAACGACGAAATGAAACGTCACCTTTCTATTATTGAAGAAGGTGAAACTCGCATGGTTCGCATGGCTTACCTATGTGTTGTTACTTGTTTCAAAACTAACGGTGTTGCAGCAATGCACTCAGAGTTGGTTAAAGAAGACTTATTCCCAGAGTTCTACGAACTATGGCCTGAGCGTTTCGTAAACGTAACAAACGGTGTTACTCCACGTCGTTGGTTGCTTGCTTGTAACGAACAGCTAGCTAACATGTACAACGAAACCGTTGGTACTGATTGGCCGCGTAAGCTAGACGAGCTAAAAGGCGCTGCTAAGTTTGCAGACGATGCTAAGTTCCAGAAAAACTTCATGGCGATTAAACGCGAGAAGAAAGTAGAACTAGCAGATAAGATCGAAGAGCTATGTGGCATCAAAGTAAGTCCTGATGCAATGTTCAACGTTCTTATTAAGCGTCTACACGAATACAAGCGTCAGCACCTAGCATTACTGCACATCCTAGCGCTTTACCGTCGTCTACTTGAAAACCCAGATTACGATATGGGCCCACAAGTATTTATCTTCGGTTCTAAAGCTGCTCCTGGTTACAAGTTAGCTAAAGACATTATCTACGCAATTAACAAAGTTGCAGATAAAGTGAACAACGACCCACGCATTAAAGACAAGCTGAAAGTTGTGTTCATGCCAAACTACCGTGTAACTCTAGCTGAGAAACTATTCCCAGCGGGTGACGTATCTCTACAGATTTCTACTGCAGGTTACGAAGCATCTGGTACTGGTAACATGAAGTTTGCCCTAAACGGTGCACTAACTCTTGGTACTATGGACGGTGCAAACGTAGAAATCCGTGAAGAAGTTGGTGACGAGAACATCTTCATCTTCGGTATGGATTGTGACGAAGTTAAAGCGCTTAAAGCTGCTGGTTACAACCCATGGGATTACTACTACGGCAACCCTGAGCTGAAAGCTGTTCTAGATTGGTTAGAAACAGACTTCTTCACTCCTGGTGCACCTGGTGAGCTAGCTTCAATCAAGCACAGCTTGTTAGAAGGTGGTGACCCGTACCTAGTATTGGCTGACTTCGAGTCTTTCACTACTCAGTACACTGCAGTTGACGTAGCTTACCGCGACCAGAAGAAGTGGGCTAAGATGGCTATCATCAACTCTGCTTCAGTAGGTAAGTTCAACTCAGACCGTTCTATTGAAGATTACGTAGACCGTATCTGGAAACTTGAAAAAGTTATGCCTAACTAA
- the astE gene encoding succinylglutamate desuccinylase has translation MAKTALLQQGLLEFTLNSPQNTDTFGFELANDTKVSLLAPGVVHFEPKDSIPSRAIVLSAGIHGNETAPIECLDKLVSDILALEVKLEQPLLVILGNPPAMIEAKRELSVNLNRLFIGKHQNYSSCYEVERAKQLESLLDSFYKSYQHLPAYHLDLHTAIRSSKHEKFAVYPFTHGKTWQKSSLALLQACGVDCVLFSNEPASTFSYHSSAKYNAVAFTVELGKVHAFGQNDLSKLEQLSTTLQQLLSDSNLSSLGFKPKQAVLFEVSDVVNKHQEDFCFSFGQSQANFTEYQTGYELAKEGSGSVVISNGPKAIVFPNDKVAIGQRAVLLVKRMSLSDIEQAEKNHRLE, from the coding sequence GTGGCTAAAACAGCTTTACTCCAACAGGGTCTGCTAGAGTTCACTTTAAATTCTCCTCAAAACACTGACACCTTCGGCTTTGAATTAGCCAATGATACCAAGGTGAGTTTATTAGCTCCTGGTGTAGTGCACTTCGAACCAAAAGACTCAATTCCTAGTCGAGCAATTGTCTTGTCTGCCGGCATACATGGTAACGAGACTGCGCCCATAGAATGCTTAGATAAACTGGTTTCAGATATTCTTGCTCTGGAAGTAAAACTAGAACAACCATTGCTGGTTATTCTCGGAAACCCACCAGCAATGATTGAAGCTAAAAGAGAGTTAAGCGTAAACTTAAATCGTTTGTTTATAGGCAAACATCAGAATTACTCAAGCTGTTATGAAGTCGAGCGCGCAAAGCAATTAGAGAGTCTTTTAGACAGTTTCTACAAGAGCTATCAACACTTACCTGCCTATCACTTAGATTTACATACAGCGATTAGAAGCTCCAAACACGAAAAATTTGCAGTTTATCCCTTTACCCATGGTAAAACATGGCAAAAATCGAGTTTAGCCCTGCTACAAGCTTGTGGAGTTGACTGTGTGCTGTTTTCAAACGAGCCTGCTTCTACATTTAGCTATCATTCGAGTGCTAAGTACAATGCAGTAGCCTTTACAGTTGAACTAGGCAAAGTACATGCTTTTGGTCAAAACGATTTAAGCAAATTAGAACAACTCTCTACTACGCTGCAACAGTTGCTTAGCGATAGTAATCTCAGTTCATTAGGCTTTAAGCCCAAGCAAGCTGTGTTGTTTGAGGTGAGTGATGTAGTAAACAAACATCAAGAAGATTTTTGTTTTAGCTTTGGGCAAAGCCAAGCAAATTTTACTGAATATCAAACCGGCTATGAGCTTGCCAAAGAGGGAAGTGGGAGCGTAGTAATTAGTAACGGACCTAAAGCCATTGTATTTCCTAATGATAAGGTAGCGATTGGCCAACGTGCTGTATTATTAGTAAAAAGAATGAGCTTATCAGATATTGAACAAGCGGAAAAAAATCACCGACTGGAATGA
- a CDS encoding FAD-binding and (Fe-S)-binding domain-containing protein, translating into MIPKLSPQHSLEALYLDYLAKLEQSAFSGEIQTTYASRLAVATDNSVYQYLPQAVVFPKNSNDIKQLCRLASASTFQSIKLSPRGGGTGTNGQSLTEGIVVDLSKFMNKVIELNVEERWVRVETGIVKDQLNGVLKEHGLFFSPDLSTSNRATLGGMINTDASGQGSMVYGKTSDHVIGLKAVLASGEEIDTDPVRVDQLDQQRESLTDIYTAVKHACVDMRSLVEEKFPKLNRFLTGYDLKNAYSPEQDSVDLTRILCGSEGSLAFITEAKLDLTPIPKYRTLVTVKYDSFQSALRHAPSLVEAQALSVETIDSKVLNLAQQDVVWDSVRDLISDVPDQEMQGINIVEFAENDEALQQQKINNLVEILSQTAVTKLGVIGFQRCDDLGSINAIYNMRKKAVGLLGNTAGSAKPVAFAEDTCVPPENLADFIVEFRELLDGKGLHYGMFGHVDSGVLHVRPALDLCDPEQEILMREISDQVVALTAKYKGLMWGEHGKGFRSEYGPEFFGETLFAELRKIKAAFDPHNQINPGKICTPLNSEESLVSVDGTKRGKYDREIAVEVRDSFKNAMECNGNGLCFNYDTSSPMCPSFKATGDRRYSPKGRAGLMREWLRQLAALKVDPLAQEEKLNARFISPDSILLKIRNSIAKSKGEYDYSHEVYDAMQTCLACKACTTGCPIKVDVPTFRSRFLNVYHGRYLRPLKDYFVAYVESYAPLMAKAPRLFNFAMSPKWASLAVEKTIGMVDIPTLSFPTLAQRIPESLSSKYDYNALQNLSDEEKQNTVLVVQDPFTSFYEAELVEDFVKLAKKLGLNPVLLPFKPNGKPQHIKGFLSKFNKSAQTSAAFLNQVSELGIKMVGVEPALVLCYRDEYKHALGDARGDFNVLVVQEWLDSIDASVFEAQQVSDKEAWYLFGHCTEKALKADAFKQWQQVFNRFGANLEDVAVGCCGMAGTYGHDAKQLATSKAIYELSWKQKMASLPKERCMVTGYSCRSQVKRLEGEKPKHPLQILLSLLS; encoded by the coding sequence ATGATCCCTAAGTTAAGCCCTCAGCATTCTCTTGAGGCTCTGTATTTAGACTATTTAGCGAAGCTTGAACAATCAGCTTTTTCAGGCGAAATTCAAACTACCTACGCCAGTCGTTTAGCTGTTGCAACTGATAACTCGGTTTATCAATATTTGCCACAAGCAGTGGTTTTCCCCAAAAATAGCAACGACATTAAGCAGCTATGTCGCTTAGCTTCAGCTTCTACATTCCAGTCAATTAAACTAAGCCCTCGTGGCGGTGGTACCGGCACCAATGGGCAGTCCTTAACCGAAGGTATCGTAGTCGACTTATCTAAGTTTATGAACAAGGTCATCGAGCTTAATGTTGAAGAGCGTTGGGTTAGGGTGGAAACGGGCATTGTAAAAGACCAACTCAACGGTGTGTTAAAAGAGCACGGATTGTTCTTTTCACCTGATTTATCTACCAGTAACCGTGCTACCTTGGGTGGCATGATCAATACCGATGCATCGGGTCAAGGTTCAATGGTCTACGGTAAAACCAGCGACCATGTTATCGGCTTAAAAGCCGTATTGGCCAGTGGTGAAGAAATTGACACCGACCCAGTTCGTGTTGATCAGCTAGATCAGCAGCGAGAGTCGTTAACTGATATTTACACAGCGGTTAAGCATGCCTGTGTTGATATGCGCTCGTTGGTTGAAGAGAAGTTCCCAAAACTTAATCGTTTTTTGACTGGCTATGATCTAAAAAATGCCTATTCACCTGAGCAAGATAGCGTAGATTTAACCCGGATTTTGTGTGGGTCTGAAGGCTCATTGGCATTTATCACTGAAGCTAAACTAGATCTTACCCCGATTCCAAAATATCGAACTTTGGTTACGGTGAAGTACGATTCTTTCCAATCAGCTTTGCGTCATGCGCCTAGTTTAGTAGAAGCACAGGCTTTATCTGTAGAGACCATTGATTCCAAGGTACTTAATCTCGCCCAGCAAGACGTGGTTTGGGATAGTGTAAGAGACTTGATTAGCGATGTGCCTGATCAAGAAATGCAGGGCATTAACATTGTTGAATTTGCTGAAAATGACGAAGCACTTCAACAGCAAAAGATAAACAATCTTGTCGAGATTTTATCGCAGACAGCGGTTACCAAACTCGGTGTTATTGGTTTTCAACGTTGTGATGACTTAGGCAGCATTAACGCCATTTATAACATGCGTAAAAAGGCGGTAGGTTTATTAGGAAATACGGCGGGTAGCGCCAAACCCGTTGCCTTCGCCGAAGACACCTGTGTACCGCCAGAAAATTTAGCCGACTTTATCGTTGAGTTTAGAGAGTTGCTTGATGGTAAAGGTCTACATTACGGTATGTTTGGCCACGTAGACTCAGGCGTATTGCATGTTCGTCCTGCTTTAGATTTATGCGACCCCGAACAAGAAATCCTTATGCGGGAAATCTCTGACCAAGTTGTAGCGCTCACGGCCAAATACAAAGGACTTATGTGGGGAGAGCACGGCAAGGGCTTTCGTTCAGAATACGGTCCTGAGTTTTTTGGTGAAACCTTGTTTGCTGAACTTAGAAAAATTAAGGCGGCTTTCGATCCTCATAATCAAATAAACCCCGGTAAAATTTGTACACCGTTAAACAGCGAAGAAAGCTTAGTATCGGTTGACGGTACCAAGCGCGGCAAATATGACCGTGAGATTGCTGTAGAAGTGCGAGATAGCTTTAAGAACGCAATGGAGTGTAACGGTAACGGGCTTTGCTTCAATTACGATACTTCAAGCCCAATGTGTCCTTCATTTAAAGCAACAGGGGATCGCCGATACTCACCAAAGGGCCGTGCTGGCTTAATGCGAGAGTGGTTACGCCAATTAGCCGCTTTAAAGGTTGACCCACTAGCGCAAGAAGAAAAGTTAAACGCGAGGTTTATTTCTCCAGACAGTATTCTGCTTAAAATTAGAAATAGTATTGCTAAGTCTAAAGGAGAGTACGATTATAGCCACGAAGTTTATGATGCGATGCAAACCTGTTTAGCATGTAAAGCATGTACTACTGGTTGCCCAATCAAAGTAGATGTACCTACCTTCCGCTCACGTTTTTTGAATGTGTATCATGGTCGTTATTTGCGTCCGCTTAAAGATTACTTCGTTGCCTACGTCGAGAGCTATGCGCCATTAATGGCAAAAGCACCGCGTTTGTTCAATTTTGCTATGTCCCCTAAGTGGGCAAGCCTCGCGGTAGAGAAAACGATAGGAATGGTAGACATTCCCACTCTTAGTTTTCCTACGCTCGCGCAGCGCATTCCAGAAAGTTTAAGTAGCAAGTACGACTACAACGCTTTGCAAAACTTGAGTGATGAGGAAAAGCAGAACACAGTGTTGGTTGTTCAAGACCCCTTCACTAGTTTTTATGAGGCCGAGTTGGTCGAAGACTTTGTTAAGTTAGCGAAAAAGCTTGGACTAAATCCTGTGCTGTTGCCGTTTAAACCCAACGGTAAGCCGCAACACATTAAAGGCTTTTTGAGCAAGTTTAATAAGTCAGCTCAAACTAGTGCGGCATTTTTAAACCAGGTGAGTGAGCTTGGAATTAAAATGGTAGGTGTAGAACCCGCACTGGTGCTTTGTTACCGCGACGAATATAAACACGCGCTTGGCGATGCTAGGGGCGACTTTAACGTACTCGTAGTACAGGAATGGCTAGATTCAATAGACGCTAGTGTTTTTGAGGCTCAGCAAGTAAGTGATAAAGAAGCTTGGTATTTGTTTGGTCACTGTACAGAAAAAGCGCTTAAAGCTGATGCTTTCAAGCAGTGGCAGCAGGTATTTAATCGCTTTGGCGCTAATTTGGAAGATGTCGCAGTCGGCTGTTGTGGCATGGCAGGTACTTACGGGCACGATGCCAAGCAACTAGCGACTTCGAAAGCTATTTATGAGTTGAGCTGGAAGCAAAAAATGGCGAGTTTACCTAAAGAGCGCTGTATGGTTACTGGTTACTCATGTAGAAGCCAAGTTAAACGCTTAGAGGGTGAAAAGCCAAAGCACCCATTACAAATTCTGTTGAGCTTATTGTCGTGA
- a CDS encoding hotdog fold thioesterase, which yields MSLATLNKMGEGNMLAYLDIEFTEIGDDYLVAKMPVTAKVKQPMGLLHGGANVVLAESLASCAAYCVAGDNTMVVGVEINANHLKAVRHGEVTAKASPIKLGNSLQVWQINIVQNNDLVCSSRLTVMVKTK from the coding sequence ATGAGCTTGGCAACCTTAAATAAGATGGGCGAGGGCAACATGCTCGCCTATCTTGATATAGAGTTTACAGAAATCGGTGATGACTATTTAGTGGCAAAAATGCCCGTTACTGCAAAAGTTAAGCAGCCAATGGGTTTGCTGCATGGTGGAGCAAATGTCGTTCTAGCCGAAAGTTTGGCCAGTTGTGCTGCTTATTGCGTAGCTGGTGATAACACAATGGTGGTAGGCGTAGAAATTAACGCTAACCACTTAAAAGCTGTTAGGCATGGCGAAGTCACCGCTAAAGCGAGCCCAATCAAGTTGGGCAATTCACTGCAAGTATGGCAAATCAATATTGTTCAAAACAACGATCTGGTGTGTAGTTCACGTCTAACAGTAATGGTTAAAACTAAATAA